The Zerene cesonia ecotype Mississippi chromosome 11, Zerene_cesonia_1.1, whole genome shotgun sequence sequence ACTCCCATTTCATTTGTCCTTTCTCAGGTCTCGAACTATCTCCGTACCAAATCTCAGCAAATTCGGCccggtagttcctgagattaacaaacaaacaaacctcaACTTTGTATGTTAGTATAGatgcaaaaacaaaaagtttacCTGCCAAATTCCTGTTCAGCTTCCTCAGCTGATAATGCTTTGTACCTTTGAATAGGTTGGAAATTGTACCTGgaatcacaaaaataattttgtttaatatctcaaaatatttaaataattttttgtctcTGTGTGTTTCTAATTGAACTTCTTCTAAATGCCTggaccatttttttataaaatattttttctttctggTGGTTTCGGGAATTTTTCAAAGTTCAGATGAACTATGGATGATAATTATTGTCACTCAAGCGAAGCCGCAGAACGAATTAAAAGTTCTTATCACGTATTTCATATCAAAGCATTACCATTCTTGCAAGGGATATGCGTCAATAGCTCCGTCAGCTGCGTGCGTGAACACATAGTACGCCGCATTCTCTGAGACACCTCCCTCACGGATACCCTTGAAcctaaaacatataaacaaaaatgaaaaggAAATCTTCTTGTATaacttttatgtttgataatgttaaatgtgaattataaatataacctaacaaattatggaaaaaataatttgttttaaaccaTATGTTCCGCTATTCTCCCAAAATCTTCACTGCTCTCGGCAATCGCGATTAAAACCCGCAATGAACGAAATATAATGCGCGATCCCTCGCTGAATACAATGTATGGCACATTGCaagcaatgtataattttcattctGTTTGTCTTTGTGTCTTTTTTGTCAACATAAAGGTTGACTTCATATGTTGttattcttaaaaacatttatgttatgACTGTTATGAGCACTTTCAAATATATGAGAAAGACACTGATAAAGAAGACACATATAGCATTATTGAACAATTCAGGATTTCACattaatcaaaacaaacatactgttattttcaacaaatgttagtcattaatttttctaaatactcCGGGCCTCATAGCTAGGCTAACTCAGTCCAATTGCTCATGTGTGTTAGTCGGTATTTTTTGGAATTGcagtttatatgttaattcaGTTAATTTATGATCAAATAACATCTTACTTTTTCCCAGTTTTTCCTCCCACTTTCAATATCCAAGGCTGATCTTCCGGTTTATATTTCCTTGAAATAATACCAAACTTCTTCCTTCTTGCTTCTTCTCTTAAACCACGGCCGTATTCTGATCCGGCACCATACCTGTTATGAAATTGccattaacaaaacattttttattcattatatatgtaacaaagaAGAGCCATTTCTCCCTAAACGCTTTTATTATGACtagatttaaatatggaaaacatatataagtgtaaaatgtaaattaattcttCTGCAAAAGcagaaacacagcagaatgctattttgtcggtcttctgtgggaaTGTGGTATTTCCCCAGTGCAAGttggctcaattcgtgccgaagcatgctcgactaccacaaaacatatataacaagGATCATCAATGGCAATGACAGAGTGTCATACagaagtaatttaaatgttttaagcGTAATACATTTCATTGAAGACGTTAAATAATACTTGCTGCTTAATACTTATTcctctcgcatttataaatacctcTCTTATGagaaatgcaaaaaaatggTGTGTACATACTTGGGCATATCCTCCTCTATTCCtttgtattcttttatattgttcTCTCTTTCCATCTTAACATGAGTCCATTTCGCAAAATCCACATTTAGAGTAGCATTGAATCGCATCACATGATACtttttcttaacatttttTGGCACTCTGATTTTAAACTCTTGCACCGATGCCGACGACTGAAAATTTAAAGCATACTTACTACACATACTATGGAGTTGGACaagataaaaattgaaaatgtaagtgtattattttcatggtaaaaataaaaactaaaacttaCCGAGGCCCCAGGAGTagtcattttaaatgttaagttCGTAAGGaagaaatattagaaaaacaaaagGGAACAAGTTTTATGAATAAGTTTTTGATGTCATATTCTacaacatttttgtaaatatattattgtaatgaaaatcTTATACAAGCCCTTACAATACGTATGCAAAATGATACGAAGACTTTCTATATGATAGAAATGAGAAATACAATAACAGCAAGTCAAAGTCATtacaattttgatgatttgaCATAAGTCAATATAAGAAAGtccatttattcaattttatgtacGTTAAAATGCCATTCTATACCTAAGATATTATcggatttttataaagtagTGAAGTTGATTGATTCAAAAATTTGTATCGATAAGGATCTCATCGTAAAactataacttatattttgttctcTTGTTTTCGCTTATTGTGTACCTAATtacccgtattattatactgcTCTTTGAAAGAGCTATACTCTTTCTCTATGGTTAGAAGGTAATGTCAAACTACACATGGACTCAGGACTGTCTAATGTCAATAATCACAGTGGCAAGTGGCAACTCgctatattattcaattttaaataaataaaaacattaaaggaTTTAATTGTAGTCTTTAAACTCATTTAAACTAAGGTTAATATgggtaaaaaaaagaataagaaCAAAGTTAGTGGGGCTGTTAAAACTGCCGccaaaacagaaaaaaagttagcaaataaactcaaaaaagaACTTGCTAATATGGGAGAGGTTAGTAAACAAACCAACATGCTCTCCAACTACAATTTCTACgatttattgcattaattgtctagaataaaaataatgtatgttgaTTTACGTtcatacttaatttattaattatataccgAATGTATTTGCTTTAATGTAAACCGGCTTGAAATAATATcctttcaatataattattatcgctTCGTGATACTTAAACAAGATTGCTCATTACCTATATCATACTATGCCCTTTTACCAGGAAGATATTGCGAAAGTTATAGCAGAAATTGAACGGGAAGAAGCAAAGAGGACAGCAGCTACAGAAAAGTCGCTCTCTGGACCACCCTCAACCAGAGCATATGCATCTCTTACTCCCCATCCTATTAATAATGAACTCATTTTATTTGGGGGTGAATATCATAATGGTCAGcaggtaaatataataatgttatcaaaattaaaattatatacaatctTCATACTACTTGTACAAGAAATTCTTTACTCTACATAAAATAGTTTCTTTACCTCATATATTTGTGCAATAGGTAACAGCTGATCAAAAAGGGAAACAAATGATATAAGCCGAGATCAAGTTTActggtaatttaatataaataaaataaagttagtgaaaaaacacactttaatGATACAGAGTATATGtcagtaaatttttatcttgGCAATCCTAAAAAGCATACCAAGTTTAAATGGCCTGgtcacatacaaacatacaagtgaaggtAAGTaaagttgaaaaatttattaacaataatataattaaatttcagacAGAGGTGTACAATGATCTGTTGTTCTACAACCCAGTGAACAACACCTGGCGGCAAGTGAAAGCGCCGGgagcgccgccgccgcgcagCGCACATCAGGCCATTGCTACACCCGCTAATAGGTACATATCCAGActtataatgtatttgaatatattagtaagtatttgaatatatttgttgGATGAAATACGCGTGAGTAGTTTTGAatcttgatataattttttaaacaaaccaAACATTTTTAGGATTAGTTTAGCTTGTATTGACTTGTTCTTTTTACAGAGGTGAGCTCTGGGTGTTTGGCGGAGAGTTCACAAGTCCAACGGAAACACAGTTCTATCACTACAAAGATCTGTGGTGTTTCTCGCTGGCTGACAAGAAATGGGAGAAggtatattcttttaataataagagcatattttatgcatacctcttcatattgtaaaaagaattttctaattaaaatataacttttaatttaagatgCATGGTGTCTgatcaaaataatacatttctgGCTAGTGCACTAATCAGCTAAacgagaataaaaaaaaaacatttttcgaatatatttgttccaagagaataaaaataccaaaaataaatcacacatgtttatttgtctatatttttctatcttaaaattttttaactaatttaatttatcaaatagaaaaataaactcatcCACATCCTTGACGACCAGGTAGTAGCCCCAAACGGTCCATCCCCCCGTTCCGGACACAGGATGGTCCTGCTCGGCCGGAAGCTGTTCATCTTCGGTGGCTACTCGGACGACGGGCGTGAGTGCCGCTACTTCGACGACCTATACACCTTCTGCCTGGACACAAGGCAGTGGGAGAAGTTGGCGCCGAACGGTAGGGGGCCGTCTGCCAGGTCCGCCTGTGTTATGTTACCAGCTGGGAATGATTCGGTTAGTGTAAATggttaatggttttttttaatttattaatgaccACTTTATTTGCGCCCACGGATGAAAACAAACGAAAAGCAGACAACTCAATTCAATAGTCGCAGTGATTTCTctgtatttttacaattaaaaaaaaaaacaattaataaacatataatatttcacaaattaaatgaagatgatatcataaaaaaaaataaccgttatttttttttgtccacAGCTCATAATCTACGGCGGGTTCTCGCGCGTGCGCGAAGGCCGCACGGagcgcacgcacacgcactCGGACATGTACAAGCTGGCGCACAAGGGCGCGTGGGGCTGGCGGGCGCTGGGCGCCGGCGCCCCCGCGCGCGCCGGGCTCGCGGCCGCCGCCAACCCGCACGCCAACAGGGGCTACGTGTTTGGGGGGGTGCGGGTGAGTTGCcgagttttttttgtttgtttttagtttttaaatcgtCAAGGCAGAGAAGCGTATGTTGCAGATGTGATGCCTATGTGTGACTAAATGTGAAGATTGcttctgaattttttttactaatgaTTTGCTGCTAAAAATATAGGTGTGTGGGCGACTTTTATTTAACTGGATTTTTTTTGCAGTGTCCAATGTGATTTTTCCTGCCTTTCCCTGATAGATAACGCAATGAATTTGCTGTAAATTTCCAGGATGTTGAGGAAACGGAAGAGGACATCCGCGGCGAGATGAGCGACGAGTGGCAAGTGCTCGACCTGGACACGTGTCGCTGGCACGAACTCACGCTGCGTTCTGACACACAAGCCACCACGCAAGCCACGACGCAAGCTGACATGCAAGTAGAGGAGGAGTTGGATAAGGAGAGTGTTACTGGTGAGTTTTTGGTATGAGGAAGAAAATGAGTTCATATCATGGAGATGTGTAATCTCACTTGAGTTGCATTTTTGTTTCTGTTCtgtttaatgataattttaacatcTATCAGAAATTACTGTTATATATTATCCgaaacaataaatgaatacttaaTCTTTTAGCATTGACTTTTTTTTCTCGTTATGGTGCTCTAAACTATTCCAAACCACCCACAGTGGTCACAGACGAAGTGTTCACCATGAAGCTGGGCGGGGCCCAACCCACGTCCACGGCCACGCCCACACAGGCACGCAGCAATGATACAAAGCGAGCTGTGAGCGGGCGCATGTCGGCCATGCTGGCGGTGCAGCGCTCCGTGCTGTACGTGTACGGTGGCCTGCTCGAGCGGGACGACAAGCAGTTCTACCTGTCCGACATGTACAGCCTGGGTGAGTGGGGACCAgctcgtgttttattttctgtctgtatgtaatggagctggtgggttgcctgatggacatttggagaggtgtaaggtcgattgcgGACTTTAGGcatctacaaatggattgccgactttaaccGGAATAAAggaaggactgggaagggtaaaaGGGTAAAAGTATATGGATCTCCGGCATCCCTGGAACTAACCACCGAACAAAACAGTAGCATGCCGCTATTTCTGGAGTTGAATTGTTTATGATGAGTCTTTGAcacatcaaattttaataataatcttcccatttttatttcagatctgcacaaattaaatgaatggAAGACAATCATAGCACAGCCAAAATTACCTGACTGGCTGGGTTCAGATTCAGAAGAATCAGACTCGGAAAGTGGGACAGAAGATAGCGATGAAtctgatgatgaataaaaatcgATATATTATGTGCTGATGTAAG is a genomic window containing:
- the LOC119830444 gene encoding kelch domain-containing protein 4, whose amino-acid sequence is MGKKKNKNKVSGAVKTAAKTEKKLANKLKKELANMGEEDIAKVIAEIEREEAKRTAATEKSLSGPPSTRAYASLTPHPINNELILFGGEYHNGQQTEVYNDLLFYNPVNNTWRQVKAPGAPPPRSAHQAIATPANRGELWVFGGEFTSPTETQFYHYKDLWCFSLADKKWEKVVAPNGPSPRSGHRMVLLGRKLFIFGGYSDDGRECRYFDDLYTFCLDTRQWEKLAPNGRGPSARSACVMLPAGNDSLIIYGGFSRVREGRTERTHTHSDMYKLAHKGAWGWRALGAGAPARAGLAAAANPHANRGYVFGGVRDVEETEEDIRGEMSDEWQVLDLDTCRWHELTLRSDTQATTQATTQADMQVEEELDKESVTVVTDEVFTMKLGGAQPTSTATPTQARSNDTKRAVSGRMSAMLAVQRSVLYVYGGLLERDDKQFYLSDMYSLDLHKLNEWKTIIAQPKLPDWLGSDSEESDSESGTEDSDESDDE